The Garra rufa chromosome 8, GarRuf1.0, whole genome shotgun sequence genome has a segment encoding these proteins:
- the usp9 gene encoding ubiquitin carboxyl-terminal hydrolase 9X isoform X2, whose protein sequence is MTATTRGSPVGGNDGQGQAPDGQSQPPLPQNQTSSPNSSNENSPVSPPDDQGQGDSPTPLEEEEPAFPHTELAKLDDMINRPRWVVPVLPKGELEVLLEAAIDLCKKGLDVKCEACQRFFRDGLTISFTKILTDEAVSGWKFEIHRCIINNAHRLVELCVTKLSQDWFPLLELLAMATNPHCKFHIYNGTRPSETVPAGVQLAEDELFARPPDPRSPKGWLVDLINKFGTLNGFQILHDRFTSGQALNVQIIAALIKPFGQCYEFLTLHTVKKYFLPIIEMVPQFLENLTDEELKKEAKNEAKNDALSMIIKSLKNLASRVPGQEETVKNLEIFRLKMILRLLQISSFNGKMNALNEVNKVISSVSYYTHRHGNPEEEEWLTAERMAEWIQQNNILSIVLRDSLHQPQYVEKLEKILRFVIKEKALTLQDLDNIWAAQAGKHEAIVKNVHDLLAKLAWDFSPEQLDHLFDCFKESWTNASKKQREKLLELIRRLAEDDKDGVMAHKVLNLLWNLAHSDDVPVDIMDQALSAHIKILDYSCSQDRDTQKMQWIDRFIEELRTNDKWVIPALKQIREICSLFGEAPQNLSQTQRSPHVFYRHDLINQLQHNHALVTLVAENLSAYMENMRQFSKEHADFDPQTVRPGSRYSHVQEVQERLNFLRFLLKDGQLWLCAPQAKQIWKCLAENAVFLCDREACFKWYSKLMGDEPDLDPDINKDFFENNVLQLDPSLLTENGMKCFERFFKAVNCREGKLVAKRRAYMMDDLELIGLDYLWRVVIQGSDDIASRAIDLLKEIYTNLGPKLQANQVEIHEDFIQSCFDRLKASYDTLCVLDGDKDSINCARQEAIRMVRVLTVLREYITECDSDYHEERTILPMSRAFRGKHITLVVRFPNQGRQVDDLDIWSHTNDTIGSVRRCILNRIKANSTHTKIELFIGGEIIDPADDRKLIGQLNLKDKTLITAKLTQVSANMPSSPDSSSDSSTGSPGNHGNHYSDGPNPEVESCLPGVIMSLHLRYISFLWQVADLGCNLNMPLLRDGARVLMKLMPPDNTTVENLRAICLDHAKLGENSLSPTLDSRFFGPSPSQVLYLIEVVYALLMPASGTLGEDACDFQYNFLKSGGLPLVLSMLTRNNFLPNADMETRRGAYLNALKIAKLLLTAVGFGHVKSVAEACQPVVEGTIPVSPINQTTHDQALVLQNALQNIPNPSAECMLRNVAIRLAQQISDENFFQASKYIPDICVIRAVQKIVWASGCGSVQHVFSSNEEISKIYEKTNAGNEPDAEDEQVCCEALEVMTLCFALMPTALDALSKEKAWQTFIIDLLLHCQSKSVRKMAQEQFFLMATRCCMGHRPLLFFITLLFTVLGSTAKERAKHAADYFTLLRHLLNYAFNSNINLPNAEVLLNNEIDWLKRIRDEVKRTGDPGVEETILEGHIGVTKELLAFQTPEKKFYIGCEKGGASLIKELMDDFLFPASNVYLQYMKSGEFPTEQAIPVCSTPATINAGFELLVALAVGCVRNLKQIVDTLTDMYYLGCEPLTEWEYLPPVGPRPTKGFVGLKNAGATCYMNSVIQQLYMIPPIRNGILAIEGTGSEVDDDMSGDEKQDNESNVDPRDEVFGYQHQFEDKPSLSKSEDRKEYNIGVLRQLQVIFGHLAASRLQYYVPRGFWKQFRLWGEPVNLREQHDALEFFNSLVDSLDEALKALGHPAMLSKVLGGSFADQKICQGCPHRYECEESFTTLNVDIRNHQNLLDSMEQYVKGDLLEGANAYHCEKCNKKVDTVKRLLIKKLPPVLAIQLKRFDYDWERECAIKFNDYFEFPRELDMEPYTVAGVAKLEGSDVHPENQQQVIQQNEPSEPEPPCSSRYRLVGVLVHSGQASGGHYYSYIIQRNGSGGEGERNRWYKFDDGDVTECKMDDDEEMKNQCFGGEYMGEVFDHMMKRMSYRRQKRWWNAYILFYERMDTLDKDSELVKYITELTVTSKPHQVKMPSAIERSVRKQNVQFMHNRMQYSLEYFQFIRKLLTCNSVYLNSPPGQDHLLPEAEEMAMISIQLAARFLFSTGFHTKKIVRGPASDWYDALCILLRHSKNVRYWFAHNVLFAYPNRFSEYLLECPSAEVRGAFSKLIVFIAHFSLQDGPCPSPIASPGPSTQSCDNLSLSEHLFRAVLNLLRREVSEHGRHLQQYFNLFVMYANLGLAEKTQLLKLGVPATFMLVALDEGPGPPIKYQYAELGKLYTVVSQLVRCCDVTSRMQSSINGNPPLPNPYGDPNITAPIMPLQQLVVDILFVRTSYVKKIIEDCSNSEDTIKLLRFCCWENPQFSSTVLSELLWQVAYSYTYELRPYLDLLLQILFIEDSWQTHRIHNVLKGIPDDRDGLFDTIQRSKNHYQKRAYQCIKCMVALFSNCSVAYQILQSNGDLKRKWTWAVEWLGDELERRPYTGNTQYTYNNWSPPVQSNETSNGYFLERSHSARMTLAKACELCPEECHLTKHEVVSEEDAGRNPSSTQQLLPGEVTGQQQHTEPDEQEALDEQETSPPEDTALYPHSPGTKFQQNNLPHTQPYTGPAAQHVNNPQRPGPRAQENWEPSEEVPPSQTKD, encoded by the exons CGGTGCATCATTAATAACGCCCACCGACTGGTGGAGCTGTGTGTGACCAAGCTCTCTCAGGACTGGTTCCCTCTGCTAGAACTCTTGGCAATGGCCACCAACCCCCACTGTAAGTTCCACATCTACAATGGTACTCGGCCCTCTGAGACGGTGCCTGCTGGAGTTCAGCTAGCTGAGGATGAGCTTTTTGCCCGTCCACCTGACCCTCGCTCTCCTAAG GGCTGGTTGGTggacttaataaataaatttggCACGTTAAACGGGTTTCAAATTTTGCATGATCGATTCACGAGCGGCCAAGCTCTGAACGTTCAGATCATCGCTGCACTCATTAA GCCTTTTGGACAGTGCTATGAGTTTCTCACTTTGCACACGGTGAAGAAGTACTTCCTTCCCATCATAGAAATGGTTCCCCAGTTTCTAGAAAACCTCACGGATGAGGAATTGAAAAAGGAAGCAAAGAACGAAGCCAAAAACGATGCCCTGTCTATGATAATCAAATCTTTGAAGAACCTGGCTTCTCGAGTGCCAGGACAAGAGGAAACAGTGAAGAATTTAGAGATATTTAGATTAAAAATGATTCTTAG GTTATTGCAGATTTCTTcttttaatggcaaaatgaatgcacTAAATGAAGTAAACAAGGTGATTTCAAGTGTTTCCTACTACACGCATCGTCACGGCAATCCTGAAGAGGAAGAGTGGCTGACAGCAGAGCGCATGGCA GAATGGATTCAGCAGAACAATATTTTGTCTATTGTGCTGCGAGACAGCCTTCATCAGCCACAGTATGTGGAGAAACTGGAGAAGATCCTGCGATTTGTCATCAAAGAAAAGGCCCTAACGCTTCAGGACCTAGACAACATCTGGGCTGCTCAG GCTGGGAAACATGAGGCTATTGTCAAGAATGTTCATGATCTCCTTGCAAAGCTGGCGTGGGATTTCTCACCTGAACAGCTGGACCATCTCTTTGACTGCTTCAAG GAGAGCTGGACTAATGCAAGTAAAAAGCAGAGAGAGAAGTTACTGGAATTGATTCGTCGACTGGCAGAGGACGACAAGGATGGTGTGATGGCTCACAAAGTGCTCAATCTGCTGTGGAATTTGGCTCATAGTGATGATGTTCCTGTGGATATCATGGACCAGGCCCTTAGTGCTCATATCAAGATTTTGGACTATAGCTGCTCCCAG GACAGGGACACACAGAAGATGCAGTGGATAGACAGGTTCATAGAAGAATTAAGAACTAATGACAAGTGGGTGATTCCTGCATTGAAGCAAATACGGGAGATCTGTAGCCTCTTTGGAGAAGCCCCCCAGAATTTAAG TCAAACGCAGCGGAGCCCACATGTCTTCTATCGACATGACCTAATCAACCAACTGCAGCACAACCATGCACTGGTCACTCTTGTAGCAGAAAATCTGTCTGCATACATGGAGAATATGAGGCAGTTCTCGAAAG AGCACGCAGACTTTGATCCCCAGACGGTTAGGCCAGGAAGTCGGTATAGTCATGTTCAGGAGGTCCAGGAGCGGCTTAATTTCTTGAG GTTTTTACTGAAAGATGGACAACTCTGGCTGTGCGCGCCTCAGGCTAAGCAGATCTGGAAGTGCCTGGCGGAAAACGCAGTGTTCTTGTGTGATCGGGAGGCCTGCTTCAAATGGTACTCCAAACTTATGGGGGACGAACCCGATCTTGACCCGGACATTAATAAGGACTTTTTTGAGAACAACGTACTGCAGCTTGACCCCTCGCTGCTGACAGAGAACGGGATGAAATGCTTTGAACGATTCTTCAAGGCAGTCAACTGCAGGGAGGGCAAGCTGGTGGCAAAACGCCGGGCATACATGATGGATGACTTGGAGCTGATAGGGCTGGATTACCTGTGGAGG GTTGTGATTCAAGGAAGTGATGATATTGCTAGCCGAGCAATTGACTTGCTTAAAGAGATTTATACAAACCTCGGACCAAAATTACAAGCTAATCAG GTAGAGATCCATGAGGATTTTATTCAGTCTTGCTTTGACCGTCTCAAAGCCTCCTATGACACTCTGTGTGTGCTGGACGGAGATAAAGACAGCATTAACTGTGCCAGACAGGAGGCCATCCGCATGGTGAGAGTACTGACTGTGCTCAGGGAGTATATAACCGAGTGTGACAGTGATTACCATGAGGAGAGGACCATCCTGCCCATGTCCAG gGCTTTCCGAGGAAAGCATATCACGCTAGTTGTACGTTTTCCAAACCAAGGCAGACAGGTTGATGATCTGGATATTTggtctcatactaatgacacaatTGGTTCTGTGCGGCGCTGCATTCTGAACCGAATAAAGGCCAACAGTACGCACACCAAGATTGAGCTGTTTATCGGGGGAGAGATCATTGACCCAGCAGATGACAGGAAGCTAATCGGGCAGCTAAACCTCAAAGACAAAACT ctCATCACAGCCAAGCTTACCCAGGTCAGCGCCAATATGCCTTCCAGTCCAGACAGCTCCTCAGACTCCTCCACTGGATCCCCTGGGAACCATGGCAATCACTACAGTGATGGGCCAAACCCTGAAGTGGAGAGCTGTCTTCCTGGTGTG ATAATGTCCCTGCACCTGCGCTACATCTCTTTCCTCTGGCAAGTTGCAGACCTGGGCTGTAATCTCAACATGCCTCTCCTGCGGGATGGAGCTCGCGTTCTAATGAAGCTCATGCCTCCAG ATAACACCACAGTGGAAAACCTCCGAGCCATCTGTCTGGATCACGCCAAACTCGGCGAAAACAGCCTTAGCCCCACATTGGATTCACGTTTCTTTGGACCATCACCATCTCAAGTGCTTTACTTGATAGAG GTGGTGTATGCCTTGCTCATGCCTGCCAGTGGGACATTGGGTGAGGATGCTTGTGACTTCCAGTACAACTTCTTGAAGAGTGGTGGCCTGCCCCTTGTTTTGAGCATGCTGACCAGAAATAACTTCCTGCCAAATGCTGACATGGAGACCCGGCGGGGAGCTTATCTGAACGCACTAAAAATAGCCAAGCTGCTGCTTACAGCTGTAGGCTTTGGCCATGTGAAGTCTGTGGCTGAGGCCTGCCAGCCTGTGGTGGAGGGGACTATCCCTGTATCGCCT ATCAACCAGACCACACATGACCAGGCTCTAGTGCTACAGAACGCCTTGCAGAATATCCCTAACCCCTCCGCCGAGTGCATGCTGCGGAACGTAGCCATCCGCCTCGCCCAACAGATCTCAGATGAG AACTTCTTCCAGGCCTCCAAGTACATCCCAGATATCTGTGTCATCCGAGCGGTTCAGAAAATAGTCTGGGCTTCTGGCTGTGGCTCTGTTCAGCATGTCTTCAGTTCTAATGAGGAGATCAGCAAGATCTATGAGAAG ACGAATGCTGGCAATGAGCCGGATGCAGAAGATGAGCAGGTGTGCTGTGAAGCTCTGGAGGTCATGACCCTGTGTTTCGCCCTTATGCCCACTGCACTAGATGCACTTAGCAAAGAAAAGGCCTGGCAGACCTTCATTATAGATCTGCTGCTGCACTGCCAGAGCAA GTCTGTTCGTAAAATGGCCCAAGAACAGTTCTTCCTCATGGCCACCCGATGTTGTATGGGCCATAGGCCTCTTCTCTTTTTCATTACCCTCCTCTTCACAGTTTTAGGT AGCACTGCAAAAGAGCGGGCAAAGCACGCTGCTGATTACTTCACGCTTCTAAGGCACTTACTCAACTATGCATTTAACAGCAACATTAATCTTCCTAATGCAGAAGTTCTCTTAAACAATGAGATCGACTGGTTAAAGCGCATCCGG GATGAAGTAAAGAGAACTGGAGATCCTGGGGTTGAGGAGACCATTTTGGAAGGTCATATTGGTGTCACAAAAGAGTTACTAGCTTTCCAGACCCCTGAAAAGAAATTCTACATTGGCTGTGAAAAAGGAGGTGCTAGTCTCATCAAG GAGTTAATGGATGACTTCCTGTTCCCAGCATCTAATGTGTACCTGCAATACATGAAGAGTGGAGAATTCCCCACTGAGCAGGCCATACCTGTGTGTAGCACCCCAGCCACCATCAATGCCGGCTTTGAACTGCTGGTTGCACTTGCTGTCGGATGTGTGCGAAATCTCAAGCAGATTGTGGACACATTAACTGATATGTACTATTTAG GTTGTGAGCCACTTACAGAATGGGAATATTTACCGCCAGTTGGCCCAAGGCCCACCAAGGGGTTTGTGGGTCTAAAAAATGCAGGTGCGACTTGCTACATGAACTCAGTGATCCAGCAGCTCTACATGATTCCTCCCATCAGGAATGGCATCCTGGCCATTGAAGGCACAGGCAGTGAGGTTGATGATGATATGTCTGGAGACGAGAAGCAAGATAATGAG AGTAATGTGGATCCCCGGGATGAGGTGTTTGGCTATCAGCACCAGTTTGAAGACAAACCTTCTCTCAGTAAGTCGGAAGACAGGAAGGAATACAACATTGGGGTTCTTCGGCAATTGCAGGTCATTTTTGGACACTTGGCTGCCTCCAGATTGCAATACTACGTGCCTAGGGGATTCTGGAAGCAATTTCG GTTGTGGGGTGAACCAGTCAATCTGAGGGAACAGCATGATGCCCTGGAGTTCTTTAACTCACTGGTTGACAGTTTAGATGAGGCTTTGAAAGCATTGGGCCACCCTGCCATGCTGAGCAAAGTACTGGGTGGCTCTTTTGCTGACCAGAAAATATGTCAGGGCTGTCCTCACAG ATATGAATGTGAGGAATCGTTTACGACATTGAATGTAGATATCAGAAACCATCAAAATCTCCTCGATTCTATGGAGCAGTATGTGAAAGGAGACTTGCTTGAGGGTGCAAATGCCTACCACTGTGAAAAATGCAACAAAAAG GTGGACACAGTGAAGCGTTTACTCATTAAGAAGCTTCCTCCGGTGCTGGCCATCCAGCTGAAACGCTTCGATTATGACTGGGAACGTGAGTGTGCCATCAAGTTCAATGATTACTTCGAGTTCCCACGGGAGCTAGACATGGAGCCCTATACAGTAGCTGGAGTAGCTAAACTGGAGGGGTCCGATGTGCACCCAGAGAACCAG CAACAGGTGATCCAGCAGAATGAGCCATCTGAGCCAGAACCACCCTGTAGCTCTCGTTATCGTTTGGTGGGAGTGCTGGTCCACTCAGGCCAGGCTAGTGGAGGTCATTATTACTCCTACATCATTCAGAGGAACGGCAGTGGTGGTGAGGGAGAAAGGAACCGCTGGTACAAGTTTGATGATGGTGATGTCACTGAGTGCAAGATGGACGATGACGAGGAGATGAAGAACCAGTGCTTTGGTGGAGAGTACATGGGCGAGGTCTTTGACCACATGATGAAACGCATGTCCTATAGGCGACAGAAGCGCTGGTGGAACGCCTACATCCTGTTTTATGAGCGAATGGACACGTTAGACAAAGACAGCGAGCTGGTTAAATACATCACTGAGCTCACAGTGACCAGCAAACCTCACCAGGTGAAGATGCCCTCTGCTATTGAACGCAGCGTGCGCAAACAAAATGTGCAGTTTATGCACAACCGTATGCAGTACAGCTTGGAGTACTTCCAGTTCATCAGGAAACTGCTGACCTGTAACAGTGTCTACTTGAACTCACCGCCAG GTCAAGACCACCTTTTGCCTGAAGCAGAAGAAATGGCTATGATTAGTATACAGCTCGCTGCTAGATTTCTCTTCAGTACTGGATTCCACACCAAGAAAATTGTCCGTGGCCCTGCTAGTGATTG GTATGATGCTCTGTGCATCTTGCTACGGCACAGTAAGAATGTGCGCTACTGGTTTGCACACAACGTCCTCTTTGCATATCCGAACCGCTTTTCTGAGTACCTGCTTGAGTGTCCCAGTGCAGAAGTTCGAGGGGCTTTCTCCAAACTCATTGTATTCATTGCACATTTCTCCCTTCAAGATGGACCCTGCCCTTCACCCATTGCCTCACCTGGACCTTCAACTCAG AGCTGTGATAATTTGAGTTTAAGTGAGCACTTGTTCCGTGCCGTACTGAATCTGTTGAGAAGGGAAGTGTCTGAGCACGGCCGTCACCTGCAGCAGTACTTCAACCTTTTCGTCATGTATGCCAACCTAG GCTTGGCAGAGAAGACACAGCTGTTGAAGCTCGGGGTACCAGCTACCTTCATGCTTGTGGCTCTGGATGAGGGCCCCGGCCCTCCCATTAAGTACCAGTATGCTGAGCTCGGAAAGCTCTATACTGTCGTCTCACAGCTGGTGCGCTGCTGTGATGTGACGTCACGTATGCAGTCCTCAATCAACG GAAACCCTCCcctgccaaacccatatggtgaCCCCAACATCACCGCTCCCATCATGCCTCTGCAGCAGCTGGTGGTGGACATCCTGTTTGTGCGTACCAGTTATGTGAAGAAGATTATCGAGGACTGCAGTAACTCAGAGGACACTATCAAACTGCTGAGATTCTGCTGTTGGGAAAACCCTCAGTTTTCCTCCACTGTGCTAAGTGAACTACTGTGGCAG GTGGCATATTCATACACGTATGAGTTAAGGCCTTACCTGGACTTGCTCCTTCAGATCTTGTTTATTGAGGACTCATGGCAGACTCACAG GATCCACAATGTGCTGAAGGGAATCCCTGATGACCGTGATGGGCTTTTTGACACCATTCAGCGCTCCAAAAATCACTACCAAAAGAGAGCTTATCAATGTATCAAATGCATGGTGGCTCTTTTCAGCAACTGCTCGGTGGCCTATCAGATTCTCCAG AGTAATGGCGATTTAAAGAGGAAGTGGACCTGGGCAGTAGAGTGGCTCGGTGATGAGCTGGAACGAAGGCCATACACTGGCAATACCCAGTACACCTATAACAACTGGTCTCCTCCTGTCCAGAGCAATGAGACTTCTAATGGATACTTCCTGGAGCGCTCCCACAGTGCCCGTATGACTTTAGCCAAGGCCTGTGAGTTGTGTCCAGAAGAG TGTCACTTAACGAAGCACGAGGTGGTATCTGAAGAGGACGCTGGCCGGAACCCGTCCTCGACACAGCAACTTTTGCCAGGGGAAGTGACAGGCCAACAACAGCACACC GAGCCTGATGAGCAGGAGGCCCTTGATGAGCAGGAAACTTCTCCTCCAGAGGACACTGCTCTATACCCTCACTCTCCAGGCACAAAGTTTCAACAG AATAACCTCCCGCATACGCAGCCGTACACTGGCCCCGCAGCACAGCACGTCAACAACCCTCAGCGTCCAGGCCCACGAGCACAAGAGAACTGGGAGCCCTCTGAGGAGGTGCCGCCCAGCCAGACTAAAGACTAA